A stretch of the Gemmatimonadota bacterium genome encodes the following:
- a CDS encoding glycosyltransferase family 39 protein, translated as MRTEGLPVSRAEWVLVAALLAAFAAASLLSMARKSPTFDETAHLGAGVSYVRAGDFRMNPEHPALPKLAAGAAALAAGARMPESSDAWRDGDQWAFGREVLYESPASWKRILFAARLPTVLAGLLLGFVVWVWTRAMAGAASAAVALGLFAFEPNIVAHSRLVTTDIPLALWVTAACACLWTARRTGRTRWVVAAGACFAASMATKFSAFSYAPVYAALALIPSPSRDLRRGFAHLGVLAGTGALLTLLVVWASYGLATDFASIRSIGMTGRGVHPEGMSLIRRIPYEVLATIPWPSVEFARGMKDVLLYTEGGHPVFLCGMRADHGWWWFAPVAFFAKTPLPVLALVLWGVSRIRGRHRMDTLFLLLPVALVFATNMLARLGIGFRHVLPAMPFLLILAALPFRRGLPSSRVGVVIAGGLLLWHLGGSARVHPDYLSYFHEAAGGVSGGARILGDSSLDWGQDLSRATDALHRHGVDHAILCYFGTANPFAEEMRWQLLPPTWEEGMDGWERLPESGPVWLAMSVTNLQGVYIRARRDEPPFPWLVEVEPEERVGGIWLYDLTNRPRALSGMAETYRRNGMRREAEAALHRAGDGP; from the coding sequence GTGCGGACTGAAGGCCTTCCGGTGTCGCGAGCGGAATGGGTCCTCGTCGCGGCGCTGCTGGCGGCCTTTGCCGCGGCGTCGCTTCTCTCCATGGCGCGGAAGTCCCCGACCTTCGACGAAACGGCGCATCTGGGTGCCGGGGTGTCGTATGTCCGGGCGGGTGACTTTCGCATGAACCCGGAGCACCCCGCGCTTCCGAAGCTCGCGGCAGGCGCGGCGGCGCTGGCCGCCGGAGCACGCATGCCGGAGAGCAGCGATGCCTGGCGCGATGGCGATCAGTGGGCATTCGGGCGCGAAGTCCTGTACGAGAGCCCGGCGTCGTGGAAGCGAATCCTCTTTGCCGCGAGGCTCCCGACCGTTCTGGCGGGTCTTCTGCTGGGGTTCGTCGTCTGGGTATGGACGCGAGCGATGGCCGGGGCAGCGTCCGCGGCGGTCGCGCTCGGCCTCTTCGCGTTTGAGCCGAACATCGTGGCGCACTCACGACTCGTGACGACGGACATCCCGCTGGCGCTCTGGGTCACCGCGGCTTGCGCGTGCCTGTGGACGGCGCGACGCACGGGGCGCACCCGCTGGGTGGTGGCGGCCGGCGCGTGCTTCGCCGCCTCGATGGCGACCAAGTTCTCCGCGTTCTCGTACGCGCCTGTGTACGCGGCACTGGCGCTCATTCCGTCGCCGTCGCGGGATCTGCGGCGCGGGTTCGCCCATCTGGGGGTTCTGGCCGGAACGGGAGCCCTCCTGACGCTTCTCGTCGTGTGGGCTTCGTATGGACTGGCGACCGACTTCGCTTCCATCCGCTCCATCGGGATGACCGGACGCGGCGTTCATCCGGAGGGGATGTCGCTGATTCGCCGCATCCCGTATGAGGTCCTTGCGACGATCCCCTGGCCATCGGTGGAGTTCGCGCGCGGGATGAAGGATGTGCTCCTCTACACGGAAGGCGGACACCCGGTGTTCTTGTGCGGGATGCGCGCGGACCACGGCTGGTGGTGGTTTGCGCCGGTGGCGTTTTTCGCGAAAACTCCGCTCCCCGTGCTGGCACTGGTGCTGTGGGGGGTCAGCCGCATTCGCGGGCGCCATCGGATGGACACGCTCTTTCTTTTGTTGCCGGTGGCGCTCGTCTTCGCGACGAATATGCTGGCCCGGCTCGGAATCGGATTCCGCCATGTGCTCCCCGCGATGCCGTTCCTGTTGATTCTCGCCGCGCTGCCTTTCCGGCGGGGACTCCCGTCTTCGCGCGTGGGGGTCGTGATCGCGGGCGGTCTCCTTCTGTGGCATCTGGGCGGGTCAGCGCGCGTGCATCCCGATTATCTTTCGTACTTCCATGAAGCGGCGGGTGGCGTGAGCGGCGGCGCGCGCATTCTCGGCGACTCCAGCCTCGACTGGGGGCAGGATCTCTCCCGCGCGACGGACGCACTGCACCGCCACGGCGTGGACCACGCCATCCTCTGCTACTTCGGGACGGCCAACCCCTTCGCGGAGGAGATGCGGTGGCAACTCCTGCCACCCACCTGGGAGGAGGGGATGGACGGCTGGGAGCGGCTTCCGGAGAGCGGGCCGGTGTGGCTGGCGATGAGCGTCACGAATCTCCAGGGCGTGTACATTCGAGCGCGTCGCGACGAACCGCCATTCCCGTGGCTTGTGGAGGTGGAACCCGAAGAGCGCGTCGGCGGGATCTGGCTGTATGACCTGACGAATCGCCCGCGGGCGCTGTCCGGAATGGCGGAGACTTACCGGCGGAACGGAATGCGGCGCGAAGCGGAAGCCGCGCTTCACCGCGCGGGAGACGGACCATGA